tggtatcaagtttcgagataccccacatttcaattattttcaagaatatttcattatattccactattcatagaaaattcaataattttctattttagatacccccacaattttaacattttacagaatgtcagaaaatattccaaaactaataggaaatttaattatttccttctgtggtatcatgtttaaggaacgattagcccttcgtaactaatatcctcaaattcagtgatagtctgagctgatcacaatcattttgcatctctctcagagcgcaactcaagcctgcatctactccatttatttaatgcgagtaaggtgcaacgacctcatgaatattcacgttgcaaacagaatttgcccggtgattattcatcatcaaatttattcactaccatcttaattatctgtattaagttggatttacccttgagtttatagagcacacatctcactatttagcttcaatattgactcgactacgagtacgagtgacaaatgttttactatcaaaccagacagtaaacacgtatcgtgtcactacctctcatctgagcaggttttacgtcattcattaaaacctataagattttaatatcatgtttaaagaacttcccgtggttcttatcattaaaaattcaattaccgaatttctcgaaaatatttacatggttcacacgaacctacatttctggctcacctactggtacaaccagaaaaggcccaaggaagaacataaatcttcaataaacccacattcagtgatccttgatcaactgatgcgttagggttaacaacttttcggattttctccgaagttcagcataaatactgatatcaatattcgccgtattaagtatcacatgaatcactataataggctcgtgtgtcactgcctcagcagaccgacaccaacacgtgaaattactttttaactggaggaaaaatccaaccagaaaaatataatttatgtgccgacccataacctgtactccaggcccattaggttttttTAATGTGGAGAATCCTGAGCAATTATAAATCTGGTTCACTTCAGCTGCACAACTCGTCACATTGTTTAACAACAAACATATTACTGTATTATATCCAGTGCAGCACAAGTGAAAATACTAGAACAAATTTTTCCAGTCAAACTAATGTTAACTAACGAGACACGTTACATAATAAAACAACTTATGCCTCCTTTAATAGCTTTCCAAAGCCTCCATATAGACTAAAAGCATTTTGTTAACAAATAAATCTATTAAAATAAGATGTTTAGAACTACATAGTTTGCATCACGTTTATTGTCACCAACCTATGCTTGCAATCTATTTTCTCCAATTAAATAGATACGCGGTAAGGCCTCTATTTATCCAATATTAAAAGTTTGTGATATAActctattattaaagattaaacaataataattgatgccttatcatcactcaacaatgattaaaaaattaatcaccaaataaacaagttccatcatgaagggtcacatttatgtagccatatcatttaattgcatagcaatatcatgttatgaacttgcaaacacGCATGTAAACTATAGCATATACGATTCTTGTATCAATATACTAATAATTCCGaaatcaattcagaattaagaaactctagctcatatatattatcaatcaccatgttaattaaacaaaacataataagctatccattaatagcgaaaacatggacgaattataaatttgggtttactctaccaatttataatgatcaacccgagagagatgtcaccaaatatgtccacttgaatataagttgatcataaatcaataaccattaaagcatcaatagccttataagaaaccaattatccaacaactttgtgcttacttttgcctcgtacctgttatgcttaaacaaagcaccacttaaaatcaaatttatattgatttcaagcacatggcaacaagtgatcaaagaaattaacgcactaaatttaatttaattaatgaggcaaataatggtcactcatatacccataaataaatccaatttaaacaatcaaattgacttttgcgtctactcacaagaaagtatgaaaattgaagaaactgttttaagattgttatcaatcttgtacgataaagacattgttatatatatatatattgaatatataactacttcataagaacattgttaattcttaaatcacataagcatatgataattaacaattaaattaggagaagggtttgagaaaacaaacagagattgaatttaatctcgagtccagaaaactgtctccttaaagcagtttcgccctgcaccatccgtgtttagcgacctgcttcccaggataaaacgagatactagtataatcgatagatcgaatatactctcagcgaacttgaactgagcccgagaactatcaccggaatattggaaaaatttaagactaaagagaccgagaatgaaagagatgactcttatttgctcgacttaataaaactggtgcgctaagactctatttataaagagaggcttaaatggacttgtttttcttttcgatgttgtacatggtatttatatgaaaaactaaggaataggtttatgctactctcgatgtggtacaaaaccacttttcatattaaaaggtaaaactttggaacatcagttctcattcaccttttactcattttgagcgtgtaaatatgctttggaatcccctcgaagaggagaatacgttccaataaatacacaccactaacacataatgtgtctcactcatatagagtctcaaaatgattcacagcttagtctaaaatactaagtttgtccaacagtACCCAGCCCAATTTATAAAACCAGAAACCAGCTCAAATGGATAACCCACCTTTTGTGTTAGTTGGTGTTGGCCCACCAGTCCCACACAACTGATGTAACCGGACCCCCAACTCTCCCTTAACGGTTCACGTCATCGTCAGAGatcgatttatttttcaaaaatcgctCATAAATTGGTCAAAAGGTTTGACTGATTCATGAAGTCGCTCTTAATCATACTCTCTCAGTTTTACAGGCCAATTGTTATCGTTTTTAGGGAGTTTTCGGTACATATATTTTAAGATTAATTTAAAGTAtggttttataatattttttttaaaattttctttttctgaataaaaatagattatttaaatttttattcagaaaaatattttttttaaaaaaaaattatagaactacactttctattcatcttaaaatgcgtgtcagacactctcttaaaaacgataacaattgggagggacggagaGAGTAAGATTTTTTTAAAATCACCAAATAAATCATACTTCTTCTGTCCCGTTTCATTGTATATATTTTCCTTTTTAGAATATCACTCTCATTTATATACATTCCAAAAATAGTAAATTTAATCCAATTACATTCACTATTTTTTCCACTACCCTCCATCTATACATATAATATTGGACATGTTTGGTGTTTCTTAAAAAATTTAGCTTATAACTTAAAATTGAAAAGTATCAATATAAGTGATATGAACAActtaacttataagttatttaggtTTTTGGATAAGTTTACGTATACGTTCCTTATAAGTATATAATGTGTTtgataaatcataacttataatgtataatttttttagaataaataaaatataaattaaaaatatatacaCTAAATTTTAATacattaatattaaaaaaatattaaaacaatGATAACGACCTCAGGATATAACCATATCAATATACACTATTTATCTcgattaaaataaaattatactattgatccgGGCTAAAAAATAAAACTACACATAATTAGTTGGATTTAGTTTGGTCGGTTTAATGGTCTCGGCTTAAAGCAAAATAATAAATTGTCAGTCGGGCTAAAAAAAATTACAAGAAGGTAAAACtgttatttaaaaattttgaatgaataaaattcatatcttaaaattttcatttagttaatttttaaaaattataatattaagtAATTTTACTTTTACTTATAATTTGTTGATATATTTGGTGAatcataatttacaagttaaaAAAATTAATGTATGAATATAAAAAATTAGAAGGATAAATTACAAATAGAAACCAACATAATCAACTCCATCGGAGTAAAAAACCTCACAGTTCCGGTAAATTTTTAGATAATatctattttaaattattttatctaACAATTTTAACAATACAGTTGCAGATGTTCAGAGgttattttttaaaaaactaaGGGATTTATTAATATTAAAGCTTTGCCATTAAATTTTATATGGTAAAATATAAGACTCGGTTTTCTCACAAAAAACAATAGAGTATAGTTTTTTTAATtgaattaatatattttttatttattaaatcaacTTATATATATACCTAAAGGAAAAATGGGTATGAGGATGATATCATATAACTTTCCCAAGATTATAAACTCCTCTTCATGTACATGATACTCtatgtaaaataaaaaaaatgggcGTGAGAAACTGAGAATGACTTAAATAACTCTTCTGAGTTTATAAACCCCTCCCATACAAATTTAATGGTGTTTTTGTAAATACAAATAATTTATCCTTAAATTAAGGGGTTATGGGAAATCATACTCAAATACGTGATAATCTATGCGTAACAAAAGTGGGCTTTAGAATGAACTCGAGTACTTTTTTTTGAGAAAAATGATATTTCATTAATAAACTGAACTTTCTGACAATAATATCTCCAACAATTGACTCGGAGGAGACGAGATAATCATGAAACCATTAACTTCACAGGGTATTCTAGCCATACAATGAGCTGCCCTGTTAGCTTGGTTTCTAGAAAAAGATAAAGATAACCTACTATTCTCTTGAAGAATATCCCTGCACTGTTGCATAAGATCACCAATCTCTAACAAATTTTCCTTTGCTTGAAGTATATTTTGAACACTGATCAACGAATCACTCTCCACAACTACATCTCCTGGAATACCATCAATAGCCCACGACATAACTTCGGAGATACCCACCATCTCCGCCTCCACAACCGACACCCTTCCTGCCAGCTTCATCGTTTTTCCACCCAGAAAATGCCCCAGATGATTCCTAGCCACCATCCCTATAGCAAACCAATCCTGTCCTTCCTTCACAGCAGCATCCACATTTATTTTTATGCAACCCATTTCTGGAGCCTTCCATTTACAGTCTGAGATACTCGTGTTTTCCTGAACCTCCAGACTATTAATAGACTTTGCATTTGCTTCCTGCCAATCGGTGAATTGCTTTCTACTCCACTCCATTACTACTTCTGGAGACATTGATCTTTGTTCAAAGATATGTTTATTTCTTCTGAACCAAATGCCCCATAGCACCATTGAAATTTTAAGCAATTCTTGTTTTGGCCCATCTGCTAACTTCCTGAGTAACCATTCAGTACTATCTTCAATATACCACCTATTAACATCCACTCCCATATAGTTCCAACAACTTCTAGCAAACTGACATTCAAAAAATAAATGTCTCAAGTGTTCAATATCCCCAGTGCACATCGAGCATACTATTGGTAGTGAGATTCCTCTTCCTCGCAGCAGAATCCTTACTGGCAAAGTATTACGACAAAACCTCCAAAGAAACACTTTAACCTTATGAGGTATTGCAAGTTTCCAGATCTCACTCCACCCTTTTGAGCTTTGCACTGCATCCACAGGCAAGTGATTTTGACACCATTGAAAATAACCTGATTTCACCGTATACGTCCCATTCTTGGAATGAGTCCAGGCCACCCTGTCTGCTGTATACCTTTGGGGAATTCGAGTCTTCACAATAGCTGCAACATCATCACTGCAGAAGTGCTCATTTAACTTAACAACGTCCCAAGTTCTCGTGTTCTCCAGAAAAAAAATCACTAACAGTTAAATGCTCCACATCGCCAATCACACTACTCCTATTAACACAGTAATCCTCATTCGATCTCAACCATCTGTCTTCACTGATTTTAATAGATTTTTCGTCACCAAGTACCCACCTGAGCCCATTCTTCATTTTCTCCTTGGCTTCTCAAATACCAGCCCATGTATAGCTAACGCCCCCCTTCCTGTCAGATTGTAAAAAGTGGCTATTCGGGTAATATTTAGCTTTAAGCATTCTGGCCATCAAAGAGGTTGGTTCATTAACTAGCTTCCAGCATTGCTTACTTAACAGAGCTATATTAAAACCTCTAATATCTCTGAACCCCAAACCACCACAGCCCTTTGACATACACATTTTCTGCCAGCTTAGCCATTTGATACCTTTGTTATTTGCTGAATTATTCTGCCACCAATAAGCATTCATAACTCGTTGAATTTCTTCACATATTGATTTGGGCAACGGGAAACATGACATTGCATAGGACGGAATAGCttgtaaaatattttttaacataACCAGTTTACCAACACGTGATAATAACCTAGAACTCCATCCCTCCATTTTCTTAACCACTTGCTCTTTAAGATATCTAAATACCTTCTTCTTAGAACGACCAACTAGGGAAGGGAGACCTAAGTACTTGATTTCACCAATATCTTTCATAACACCTAGGATTTCCTTGATCTCTTCTTGTTTATCCATTCGAATATTTGAGCTAAAAAATATAGCTGATTTTTGATAATTAACTGCTTGCCCCGAATAATTCTCATAAACACTCAACACCCTTTTTATTTCATGAGCTTCAGTACTCGATGCATTAAAGAACAGGAAGCTATCATCAGCGAAAAGCAAGTGCGTGATCTCTGGGGCTGAATTACAGATCATGCAACCCTTAATAGTACCACTACCGGCAGCTGAGCTTAGAGCTTCCGACAAACCTTCTACGCACAAGAGGAATAAATAAGGGGATAAGGGATCACCTTGTCGAAGTCCTCGAGTGGAATTTATAGGTCCTATCATTGAGCCTTAAAAGGATATAGAATAGGAAACAGTAGTGACACATAACATTACCCACGTAATCTATTTTTCTGAGAAGCCCATTACAATCATTCTATGACGAAGATATTCCCAACTTACTCGATCATAAGCTTTACTTATATCAAGTTTCAAAGCCACTACTCCATCTTGCCCACTGTTCTTCCTTTTCATGTAATGCAGAATTTAGAAAGCTACTAACACATTGTCCGTGATATGTCTACCAGGGATAAACGCAGATTGCTCCTCTGAAATAATTTGGGGGAGGATTTTTTGCAATCTATTTGCTAGTACTTTAGCAATAATTTTATAGAGTACATTACATAAAGCTATAGGTCTGAGATCCTTGGGGTCATCCACCAGTTCTTTTTTAGGAATAAGAACTAAAGTTGTGTCATTGACACCAAGTGAGAACTTACCTTCATTAAGCCATTGACAAGAACAGTTAAAAACTTATTTACCAAGGCGTTTCCAAAAGTGCTGGAAGAATGCCGGATTTAGTCCATCTGGCCCACTAGCTTTATCCGGATGCATATATTTAACAGCCTTAGTAAACTCAGTAAAAGTTAGCTCAGCTGTAAGCAAATCATTCTGACTATCCGTTATAACAGATGTATCAGTGCTAATCGGGGGAATACTATAATTATTAGACTTCATGAAAATCTGGCTAAAGTACCTTTGCAAAATGTTGCACATCTCCACTTGATTGGAGACCAGTGTCCCTTCCTCTGATTTTAGAGATGCAATGTggttcaatttctttcttttagATGCTGCTGCATGAAAGAAACATGAATTAGAATCACCCTCCTTAAGCCAGAACTTTTTTGCTCTCTGTTGTTAGTACACTTCCTCATGAATTAATATCTCGTTCAATCTTTCTTTCTCCTCAAAGTACAACTGAAGGCCGTCATCATCCTCTCTAACTTTAAGCTCATCAATAACTTTTTTCTGCCGTATGACTTTTTCTctgaatttattaaaaaattcTCTTCCCCAATGCGACATATATCTGGATAGCTCAACAAGTTTTGGGAGCAAGTGAATAGCTGGAAGCTGTTGCCAAAAGCTCGAAACCTCTGCATGGAAATTAGGTTCCTTCAACCACGTATTTTCAAAACGGAACCTGAACTGCTTCTTAGAAATAGATGTACACATAAGCTCAAGTTTTATTGGATCATGGTCTGAAGCTGTCACATGGAAAACAGATAACATACATAACGGGAATTTGCTCCACCAAGCTTCAGTTGCAAAACATCTATCCAATTTTTCCTGGACCCAACTTGTCGTACCCTTACTTTTCTCCCAAGTAAATTCACCATCTTTAAGCTCCAGTTCAATCAGTGACGCATCATCAATGGCCTTACGGAAACCTTCCATCAAGCTATAAGGATgttcattctttcctcttttgtcACTACTATAAAGCAAGTCATTAAAATCCCCAAACACGCACCATGCTAAATGAGAAACAGAAGATAAGTGACGAAGAAAGTTACATGACTCTTGTCTCCTCTCCCTTCCTGGAAACCCATAAAAGCAAGTCAACCTCCACTTGTAACCTGAATTTTCCTGGATTATGATATCAATATGGTTATCAGAAGAACCAAAGATAGAAACATTAATTTTATTACTCCAAAAAACTACAAGCCCTTCTCCTCTACCATGCTTCTCTACAGaaaaaaaatttacaaaaccAATTTTTGCTGCAAGACAATCAATCTTGTTATTATCTGCTAAAGTTTCTGATAAGAATAAAACATCAGGCTTGCGAGACTTAATCATCTCCTTCAATAAACGAACTGTACGAGGTGAGCCCACACCTCGACAGTTCCAAGCAATGGCATTCATTTTGAATGGATGGCTTGCTTAGCAAGCTCAGCCGGACTGTGTTGAAAAGCGACTGCCAAATCCCCATCAGAAATGTCAGCCTCTTGTTGGCACTGTTCTGTCTGAATACCCGAAAATTTCTCTCCTAAGTCAACATCCATTTGACGCACTTGGTTAGATAATCCTCTCCGCCTTTTTCGATCCTCCAGTTGTATGATTTCACTCTCCTCCTCATTTAAATCATAAACCAGATTTGAGGTTGTTGTAAATCCTTTTAAAACCGTTTCATTTAAATTCAACTGTTTTTCCTTACCACTTCTGCGATCTGTTACAACTTCTTTCCTAATATCACTCCCTTCCCTATTTTCTTGCCCCTGATTTGAAAATTTTCCCCCCAAAAAACTCTGTTTAATGAACTCTCCACCAACACTATCTTCCCACGTGTCATCGTTCTCGTTCCTCAACCATTTACTCTGCGTCTGCCCCGCCACCCTACGTGGTGGTGCTCGGAGCCAGCTACCCCAGTCTTTCCCCATTCCTTCATTTCCAACCACATTCAGTCTGCAGAAACGATCAGTATGACTCACTAACCCACATGAAAAACAGAATTCTCCTAACCTTTCATACTTGCATTCCCCTATAAACTCCGTACCATCC
This sequence is a window from Apium graveolens cultivar Ventura chromosome 9, ASM990537v1, whole genome shotgun sequence. Protein-coding genes within it:
- the LOC141684889 gene encoding uncharacterized protein LOC141684889 is translated as MNAIAWNCRGVGSPRTVRLLKEMIKSRKPDVLFLSETLADNNKIDCLAAKIGFVNFFSVEKHGRGEGLVVFWSNKINVSIFGSSDNHIDIIIQENSGYKWRLTCFYGFPGRERRQESCNFLRHLSSVSHLAWCVFGDFNDLLYSSDKRGKNEHPYSLMEGFRKAIDDASLIELELKDGEFTWEKSKGTTSWVQEKLDRCFATEAWWSKFPLCMLSVFHVTASDHDPIKLELMCTSISKKQFRFRFENTWLKEPNFHAEVSSFWQQLPAIHLLPKLVELSRYMSHWGREFFNKFREKVIRQKKVIDELKVREDDDGLQLYFEEKERLNEILIHEEVY